One genomic window of Fibrobacter sp. UBA4297 includes the following:
- a CDS encoding GNAT family N-acetyltransferase: MNDFLDDELCEFSLQEVDGERVVLRPLGEADVQPLFELIDGSREFLSEHLPWPAVECRTPEDVSAKIDAWNMQAQMANGACWGVFKKVGEDTLVGASAGTPVENSAKLKIAGCIMLGWVQWKNRSATVSYWLGERFCGRGLATEALLLVAGEAFAMGLNRLELTASVKNPKSAAVARRAGFEEEGICREFERLHDHFEDHVRFALLARDFC, encoded by the coding sequence ATGAACGATTTTTTAGATGATGAACTTTGTGAATTCTCGCTGCAAGAGGTTGATGGCGAGCGTGTCGTGTTGCGCCCACTTGGCGAGGCGGACGTGCAGCCGCTGTTCGAGTTGATTGATGGCTCTCGCGAGTTCTTGTCTGAGCATTTGCCGTGGCCTGCCGTGGAATGCCGCACTCCCGAAGATGTTTCTGCGAAAATCGATGCCTGGAACATGCAGGCGCAGATGGCGAATGGCGCCTGCTGGGGCGTTTTCAAGAAGGTCGGTGAAGACACGCTTGTGGGCGCGAGTGCTGGTACGCCTGTGGAAAACAGCGCGAAATTGAAAATCGCGGGCTGCATCATGCTTGGCTGGGTGCAGTGGAAAAATCGCTCGGCGACTGTGAGCTATTGGCTTGGGGAGCGTTTTTGCGGTCGTGGCCTCGCGACTGAGGCGCTTTTGCTCGTGGCGGGCGAAGCTTTTGCGATGGGGCTCAACCGCCTTGAACTTACGGCATCGGTCAAAAATCCGAAGAGTGCCGCGGTCGCCCGCCGTGCCGGATTTGAAGAAGAAGGCATTTGCCGCGAGTTCGAACGCCTCCACGATCATTTCGAGGACCATGTGCGCTTTGCGCTCCTCGCGCGGGATTTCTGCTGA